The Eremothecium gossypii ATCC 10895 chromosome VII, complete sequence nucleotide sequence ACGACTTGCTGGTTTCATGGATTGTGAGCTGGTTTTGCAACCTCGCCGGTACGCTCTTCGTGTGCTACGTGATCTGCCACCTCTCCGGCGCAACCGCCTCAGAGTCGTGGGTGGAGAACTCGAGAGTAATAGTAGCATCGAAAGTGTCACACTCATTCGTGCAAATCCTGATCCGCGGGATGGCGGGCAACTTCTACGTCTGCTTGGCTATCTACCTGCAGCTAATGGTTAAGCCGCTGCATGTCAAGCTGATTGTGATGAGCCTGCCCATTTTCACCTTTGTGTCGATGGGGTTCACACACGTTATCGCCGATATGTACCTTGTGATGATGGGCATGATAAATGGCGCAGACCTCACAGTTGCACGCTGTATCTGGGCGGTGTTCATTCCGGGCACGCTTGGGAACATTATCGGAGGTTTTGCGTTCGGCGCGATTGTGCCTTTCTACCTCCACCTCATCGTGGTCGAACGGGACCGCAAGAAGCTATCGCTGCCGGAATACGATGCCCGAGACGAGCAGCCAGAGCTGAATATAGACTCGCGAGTCGTACGTGTCCCGAAGGAGCAGGCACAGGACAAGGGCGTGACCGACTTGCTCTCTGCCTACTACCCCGATGAGCAGTTGCACGCGATGCCGGACAGCGAGGCCCGCAGCCAGAGCATGCCGGTGGTGTCCCGCACCACAACACGCAGGTCACACGCGTCAAGCTTCGCCGCGCCCTCGGCGGCCGCAACCCGGTCTCCGCCGGGCGTCTTCCCTGTCCGGGGCATGGCCAGGCCGCTCACCCGCGAACGCCATATCGCAAACGCAGCCGATGACTCCGCGCCGTATCTCGCGCTCGATTCCAGTTCAACCACCAGCTCGCTCCGCTCGAGCTCCGACAGCACACAGCCGCCCAcagccgcgcgccgccgccatTCGCTCCCCGGGACGCTGTGGGAGTCTCCCGATCAGGAGGAAGCGCAATACCTCTACGACGGCGGCTACGACGTCCGCGGCCACACGCTGGGCTCAAGGCTTGAGCGCGCGCTGACGTGGATCACCTCCCCTGCACGCCTGCCGTCCCCCGAGCCCTTTGTCGCCGAGAAGGCCGCACCGGGCTCGCCTCGAGCCCGCCGGGCCTCCTTCGCGAGCCGCTTCCGCAGCTTCGGGCGCGCGTTCATGCCATCCCGTGACCCGGATGATATCCACACAATCCACCGCAAGCTTTCGGAGGCCGGCGTCACCGCCGTGGCCGCAGACGCCTCCGACAACATTGCAGGTGTGGTCAACTACGATGGCATTGCGCTGCCCGCGAACAACTCGCCGTTCTACAGAACACAGCCCCAGCTCAGGCCTGTCGTGCCTCTGGCCGCCAGACCGTCCTTCGAGACCGCGGCAGCTAGAAGCTCCAAGAGGCTCTCCCAGCTGCGGAACATGGTGAGTTTCGATAACGATGATTTCGAAGAACAAAGCATACGCGAGCCGCGCTAACTGCATACTACATAGGACAGCACAGTGCGCTGCCACAAGCGACACTCCGGAGCCTAGAGCCCGCGCCAATAGGAGCGCACCCGCTGCTCAGAGCCGGAGGCTCACATCTGCTTACATATCGTCGTAAATGACTCTCTTTCACGCGCATCGCGTCGCGTCTTTAACGGAAAATCTGTGATTACGCCGGTAAACAAACCACGAGCACATAGCCAAATAGCGAGAAATACCGGAGCGGGATGAGCAAGGGCCAATCCACGCTGAAGTTCAACAAGAACTTAGTGCCGTCCGTGCAGGATGCCATCTCCTCGGCGGATCTGGTGACTCGtctggcgcagctgcacgAAGAGCTGTCGATGCTGGAGCAGGGCCAGGTGAAGCTGAAGTCGCTAGAAAAGTGCCGGGCAGACCTGATAAATAAGAAGCTGGTGCGGAGCAAGGATACGGGGGTGCAGGCGTTTACGGCGTGCTGCCTGAGCGACGTGCTGCGATTGTACGCGCCGGACGCGCCGTACAACGAGGACGAGCTGGCAGAGATCTTCGGGCTGTTCATCGGGCAGTTCCGGCTTCTGGCAGACCCCGAGAACGGGTACTACGTGCAGCAGACGTACCTGGTGACGCGGCTGCTGGAGTTCCGCTCGATTGTGCTGATCACGGACCTGTCGGGCTCTGCGAAGCTGATCGAAGAGATGTTCGAGGTGTTCTACGACAAGGAGCGCAACACGTTCGAGCCGAAGCTGACGAAGATCATTGGCTCGCTGCTCGGGGAGACCATCTCGGAATGCGACACTGTGTCGATGTCTGTGCTGCGGAAGATCTTCAACAAGTTTCTGACACACGATTTTGGCCCGCTGCGCTCCCTGCAGGCCTCCGCGCGCGACCCGGCCTTTGATTTTTCTCTGACGATCTGCCAGTCGTACAGTAACCGACTCGGGCGGCAATTCACGAAGTTCTACTCCGAGATCCTGTACGGGATTACGAACCCTGGCTCGGCCGGCTCAGGCGAGACCGCGGGCCTGCAGTCGACACTTGACTCGGAGTTCAAGACTCTTCTGAAACTGCATAAACTTACGGCCAACATATGGGAGCATGTGCCGGAACTGCTGGGCTCCGTCGTCGGATTTGTGCATCAGGAGTTATGCTCAGACAATGTGCCGCTGCGAATTGGGGCTACGCGACTTGTAGGTGATTTGTTAGCCGCACCCTCCGCTGCCAACTTCGTCACGATGCATACGGACACATATAATGCCTGGATGTCGAAGATAGCGGACATAGACGCCACGGTGAGGCGCGAATGGGTGAAAGCCATACCTAAGATACTGGATAACAGGTCTGATTTGGCAACAGATATCTGCAAAGGGCTCAACAAGACACTAATGGATACCGACGATGTGGTTAGACTATGCAGCTTAGAAGCGCTGAAAGAACTAACAGTCCCCACGATCTGGGAGAATCTCAGAGATCCAACGTTATATACCGAATTGTTGCAGCTTACCAGAGAGAAGAACAAAGACATTAGGGAGACATGTATCAATGTTGTGACCAATCTTTACTCGGAGTCACTCCAAACTATACCACGCACCCAAGTCAATACAGAAGTGTGGGAAGTGGTGGACAAGGTTCCCTGCGTTCTGTTTAATTTATACTACATCAATGACACAAATATTAACTTCCAGGTTGACAACGTAATTTTTGAACGCCTCTTTCCACTCCAGCCGGACGATTCCGTACGTGTACAGAGGTTACTGCATTTATTAAAAAGCTTTGACCAGAAGGCTTTCTCTTCCTTCTATGCCTTCAATAAGAGGCAGCTACAGATGAGCACTGTGCTCACAAAATTTATTGAATTTTGTGATATTATTAACTCAGGAGAGGCTGAAAACGAAATAAGACTGAAGCTAAATAAAACTATTGAGTGGCTTGTATTTAGTCTTCCCACTCAGATAGACTGCAAGGCCATCCTGGAGAAGTTTACGGAGTTAAACGATAGACGGATACAGCACCTCATTAAAGTAAGCATCGCCAGAGATGTAAAATACTCCACCATGAAAAACTCTATTACCGAACTGTTCTCTAGACTAAAAGATGAGGAGCTCTTTAGGAAGAAAGGTGTCAAGATTGGGTCGTCTTTTACAAGAGATGCATTCCAGGCCGTTATCAAAGTTTTAATTTACAGATCTGCGCCATTGATTTATAACACTTCCACAATCCCTCTCTTACTTGGAACTGCAGGTGATTCCAAAGAATTGGAAATTAAAAAACAGCTAGTAGAACATATATCGATTGTTAACCCATCTGTTTTTAAGGATCAGATGGAATCATTAAAGGAGATTGTTAAAAGATTAGATGATCCGTCTAGTTCTCCGGAAGAAGCAATGACGACTTACGAAGCATTGAAGACTATGTACAAGATTTCGAAATCTCTGCCAGATAGTTTTGATGCGAGTGATGAGTTTTTCCTCACTAGGCTAAAGGATTTTGCGGTTGATGGCTCGGCTACAGAAGCTAAATACGCGGTAAAGCTGATAGCGTTAACGCCAGGGAAAACCGAAATACTGAAAAGCATTAAGACTCAAATTTTACCATTGGACATTTCGAGAAGTAAAAACTTTGAGTCTCATGTGTGTGTCTTGGCGCAGATTTTCAAGATCGAGCCTCGCATATTGGAAGATGACTCGACTGAGATAGTGGGCTATCTGATAAGAAACGTATTATTAGCTAACCAGCGCGTCGGAGATCTCAAAAAGGACAATACAATATGGGTCTCTGATATGCAGTTAGAGCATGAAGAGTACCTACCACTAGCCGCTAAATTATATTCTTTGAAGTTGTTCACTAATAAGCTGCGGTCGATTGCGGATGATGTAAACCATGACGAGATTGCGCAAGCTTTGACAGAAAAGACTATGAAATTATTCTTTTACTTATTGGCAAGCGGAGGTGAGCTAGTGTCAGAAGACAACGAGGAGAATTATCCAACACCGAATGCCTACCAGACAAAGTTAAGGTGCTCCGCTGGTCTTCAAGTACTGAAGACGGCTCGGATTCCGAACTTTAACAGGTTTATTTTGCCCCCTGATGTTATGAAATTGGTTAATTTAGTAGAGGACGAATGTTTGGAGGTGAGGAAAACCTTTTTGGATCGCCTAAGGACCTATATTGGTAATGAACATATCTCTATAAAATTCTTACCACTGGTATTCTTTATGGCATATGAACCAGATTCGGAATTGAAGCAAAGTATCAAGACATGGATAAACTTTACTTTTAACAAGCCCGCCTTCCAGAAGGGTACATTCTTCGAGCGAGCATTACCCAGACTAGTGCATTGTATTGCTCATCATCCTGATGTTACTGATGGGTTAAACGACAAAGATGAAACATATCTGAATAGCGTTGCAACAGCCATTGACTACTTGATATTCTACTTTGACGCCGTTGCCACCCAACAGAATATTTGTTTGCTTTACTATTTGGCCGGTCGGATAAAGCAATACAAGGATAATATAGAGGATGAATCCGCAGCCGAATCCCCACACGGACGCAATAATGCTTCACATATTTATGTCATAGCAGAGCTCGCCCAATTGATTATGTCTGAGCTTAAAAACCAACGGGGGTGGAATCTACCAGTCTACCCTGGGAAGCTAAATCTGCCTTCTGACCTTTATCAGCCATTCCCCAATATGGAAGAGGCGCAAAGAAACGCGTTCATGAGCTATATATCAGACCAGCATGTTGAAACACTGACAGTAAATATAAGGGCCAAAGTATCGCGCCTCTCTAATCGCGCCAATTCACATCGCCAAGGGCAGAGGAAGAGAATTCAAGAAGCGCAACGGCCATCATCAGCCTCATCTAAAACTAAGAAGAAGCGCAAAGTTGTCGATGAGGGAAGCGAGGACGAAGATACACCAAGCTCTGCAGGTGACTACAGGCCAAAGAGTAGGAGCCTCAATGCAGGCCCAGTAAGGAAAAGCTCAAGGCAACGCAAAAATATCAACTATCATGAAGAAAATGACGACGAGTCTGAGAACGAAGGCTAAAGCGTTAACAAATGATGGAATTATAGTAATAGGGCTGCTATAATATATTTACAAAATTCTGTATAACTTGTTCGAGTTATTTTGCTGTATAGTAGTCAACTTGTTAGTTCACGTCCTGCAGGTGTTATCCCCAGCTAGAGTGGAGAAGAGATTAGTTATCCAGGCCTAGAAACGAAAATACGTCCTTCCTTGGTTTGGATTCAAGCAACCTTTTCAACAACTGCAGCTGTTTGATCTCATCAGGTGAAATATAAGTATTCTTCAATTCTTTATCTGCTACAACACACAGCTCTTGGAAATCCCATAGTTTTCTCATTTTCTCTGGTAACGAAAAATATAGCCAAGATTTTGTCTTATTATCATCTGGAGGTGCATGCATTTTCTCGATAAGAATTGTTTCTTCACGCAGTTCGTGGGTACGCTGAGCCTGCTTTGCGCGATATACTTTGTCTAGAAACTCCAATTTAACATTTTGCTCCTGTAACAATGATATATTATTAAACCTTCTTCCGTTTTCCCAAGCGCATTGCATATCCTTTCCGATTTCTGCTTCGATGGGAGTAGTGTCCAATTCTATTTCTACATCGCCATCATTGTACGCGCCTAGGGGCTGCAGGACATATTCCTGGCCCTTCGCTAGCCTACGCTTCTGGTACGGTGGTATAGCATGTAGCGGGCATTTCCATTTCGACCCTAGGTTCTTGCGTGATGCCCTTGGTACCGGGAGACAATCCAGGTGCCACGGCGTGTTACAATAATCGCACTTCATAATCAGGCGTTCAGTTTCCGGATGGTCCCATGTGCCCATCCGCGTAGTGTTGCACTTGTAGCATATCAGCAGTTCGGATTCATCGGGATTTTCAAAGTGCGTATCGGGATTGTATGAGTCGAATTTCGTGACGGATTGGCCATACGGTACATTGAACAACTGTTTATCGGATAGCGGCTCCTTCATGGTATCGTCCTGGTACTCACCATGCGGCCCCGTGTGGACATTCGCGAAAGTGTCCTTTATCTGAGGGGCCAAGCCAAATTGCTTAGAGTTCATAGATTGCAGCTGGAAAAGCAGCTTACCAAAGAGAGAAATGCCAGGCGTATCCTGGTGCTCGGCCAGGAAGCGCTTCTCTGCCTTGCCCGCTGCAGCTTTTGTGGGATACATCTGCTTAAAGCGGCACTCGTGGCACGACCAATCGCCCTCGGGCAGCCGGTCCGGGTCCAGCGGCGGATTCAGACATGCAAAGTGGAACGACTTCGGGCAGGTGTCACAGCAAAGAAAGATGCCGGTTTGCATGCAACTCGAGCAGAAGTCGTCGTTCTCTATATTCGCCCCGGCGCTCCTCAGCTCGGGGATGTGCACATGGTTCGCAGTGCTGTTCTGGCCAAACAGCTTTGACTCGGGGTCCTTGATTGCTTTGATGCGCTTCTGCTTGGGCACGCCGTTGCCCGACACCGTCGGGCAACTTGAGCGCCGCGGCTGCAGCCCtggccgccgcgccgccgccgtccGCGCGCGCTCCGCTGCGTGCACGTCCTGCGGGCTCAGTGCCGACCGCATGAAGCTGTCGCTGCCGTCCGCGTCCCGCACCAGCGCCCGCTGGTACCGCTCCTCAGCCTCCCGTGGAATATCCCGCACCTGCCGTCCGTTCCCCAGCGCCTCGCGCTTCACGCGCTCCCCCGGCAGCTCGCTCAGGCGCAGCCCCGTCACCCCATTCACAGGGTCCGCCGTCCCCGGCTCGTAGAACGTCGTCGCTCCGCCCACCTCCTGGATCACGGGCCCCGCGCACGCCTCCGCCGTCCGCTCCcgccgctcctcctccgctgccgcgcgcggTCGCTTGGCGCTGCGCCCGCCGTCCTCCTCTTTGATGATCCTGCTCTTGCGCAGGTTGTAGTCCACATTGTTCGACCCTGTCCTCTTGGGCCGCGACCTTAACATCTTACACCGTCAGCGCTGCGTCCCGGTATTCTACTGCGCCAGCTCGACCAACAACTGATCTGCAAGTTACGCACGACCAGTACCGATACCTTCCCGAAGGCTCCAACCTGTAGTTCTGCCCCTAGACGCTCAAAATTTTCACCAGAAGTTCGTTTTCCCTCGGAGCCTCTGTCGCTGCCCTTTGCACGAACCTGATTCGCGCAATACCAGAAAAATCACCAGCGCTGCTTTTTGCACTAGTAGCTTGCAGTTGGTCAAGTTTGCGTAGAAGGCCCCTTTTGGTGAAGCTAAGACCACGCAGAACACAACACGCGTGAAGCCCACGCAGCGGCCAGATGGAAGGGCCTGGGCGGCCGGCGTcgcggctgcagcaggcgcgcagcgcggtTTGTGCGTGTGCGAGCGGAACACGGCAGACGGGCCGGGCGGCGTGCAAATTTGAGCGCGCGCTCGCGAGTTGTCGTTTGCCCAGCACACCATCGACATGGACCCCGAACTACAAGCGCTAAGGGAGGCGCGGCTTGCAGAGCTGAAGAACAAGCAGGGCGGCGAAGCACGCGCCGGCGAGGGCGTGCAGCAGTATATGGCGCcggaggcgctggagcgATTGGCGCGGGTGGCGCTCGTGCGGCCggagcgcgcgcgcgcggccgaggcgtacgtgcagcagctggcggcgcgcggcgtgctgcgcgcgcgcaTCAGCGAGCAGCAGATAGTGGAGATTCTGGACGGCATGGCGCGCGACGAGCAGCGGCGCACCGAGACGAAGATCATCTTCGATAGGCGCGGCGAGCCCGACCGCACAGCAGGCACCAGCGCTGACTCGGACGACGACTTCTTCGACTAGCGCCGGGGCGCCGGGCGCGATAAGCGTATCGCGCACAAGTAGATAGCAGAAGCATATAAGAAGGCGGCGCGGAGCTGCGCGAGACGCACGCGGGCCTGCAGCCAGAATGCCGCATATATTTGACTCTGTCTCCGACGACGAGATCCGCACCACGGCGCGGGTCGTGAAGGCACTGCACGGGGACGCCAAGATCCAGTTTTCCCAGATCGACCGACTGGACCCCCCGAAGCAGCTTGCGTTGGAGTACCTCGCGGCCGAGCGGCAGGGCAGTGCGCTGCCCGAGGTGCCGCGCCGGACGTACTGCTACTACTACAGGAACCAGACGGTTCCGTTGCGCACGGCTGTGGTGGACGTTGCGGTGGGCGCGGTCCTGTCCGACGAGGCCGCGCCGAAAGGCGTGGTGGGGCCGATGTGTCCTGAGGGCATGCAGGCGGCCGAGAGCGCCGTCCTGGCGCACCCGGTGGTGCAGCAGGAGATCGCGCTCCTGGGGCTCGACAAGCTGCACTACGACCATCCGCGGCTAGGGCGCCTGCGGTACAAGGTGACGTGCGATACCTGGATGTACGGCCGCGACACGCCCGGCGCGGGGCCGCCGCTGGTTCAGGCGTATATGTACGTGCAGTTGGACCACCCGGATGCGAACCACTACTCGATGCCGCTGCGCTTCTCGCCTGTGTTCGAGTATCTGACACACAAGTTCGTGCGTATCGACTACCTGCCCACCGGCGCGGACGCGGCGACGCTGCAGAAGACGCTGCCCTTCAAGCAGGTCAAGTCGCTGGAGTACCACCCGAACCTGCTGGACGACGCAACGCCCCGCGCGGGCCTAAAGCCTCTGCAGATCTCGCAGCCTTCTGGTGTGTCGTTCGCCGTGGAGGGCTCGCGCGTGACCTGGCAGGGCTGGGACTTCCGCGTAGCCACGAATGTGCGTGAGGGCTTCGCGCTGTACGATGTGCACTTCAAGGGCCGGTCGCTGTTCTACCGCATCTCGCTCAACGAGATGACCGTGCCCTACGGGGACGGGCGGCCGCCATTCCACCGCAAACAGGCGTTCGATCTCGGCGACTGCGGGTTCGGCGCGACTGCGGGCTCGTTGGGGCTGGGCTGCCATTGCGTGGGGGTCGTGAAGTACCTGGACACGCGGCGCACGGACCTGGACGGCAACCCAGTGCTGGTTCCGTCGTCCGTGTGTATGCACGAGCAGGACTACGGCATCCTGCACCTA carries:
- a CDS encoding uncharacterized protein (Syntenic homolog of Saccharomyces cerevisiae YHL008C) — translated: MVDDSYYITPHETALAVVATAMKKARLQLDTLVVNSLVGGVLFSTGGMLYLAGHSDSPGMMASAPGLANLLGAATFVLGLFFVVINGADLFNSNILFFSVALLRRAVSIYDLLVSWIVSWFCNLAGTLFVCYVICHLSGATASESWVENSRVIVASKVSHSFVQILIRGMAGNFYVCLAIYLQLMVKPLHVKLIVMSLPIFTFVSMGFTHVIADMYLVMMGMINGADLTVARCIWAVFIPGTLGNIIGGFAFGAIVPFYLHLIVVERDRKKLSLPEYDARDEQPELNIDSRVVRVPKEQAQDKGVTDLLSAYYPDEQLHAMPDSEARSQSMPVVSRTTTRRSHASSFAAPSAAATRSPPGVFPVRGMARPLTRERHIANAADDSAPYLALDSSSTTSSLRSSSDSTQPPTAARRRHSLPGTLWESPDQEEAQYLYDGGYDVRGHTLGSRLERALTWITSPARLPSPEPFVAEKAAPGSPRARRASFASRFRSFGRAFMPSRDPDDIHTIHRKLSEAGVTAVAADASDNIAGVVNYDGIALPANNSPFYRTQPQLRPVVPLAARPSFETAAARSSKRLSQLRNMVSFDNDDFEEQSIREPR
- the PDS5 gene encoding sister chromatid cohesion factor PDS5 (Syntenic homolog of Saccharomyces cerevisiae YMR076C (PDS5)); this translates as MSKGQSTLKFNKNLVPSVQDAISSADLVTRLAQLHEELSMLEQGQVKLKSLEKCRADLINKKLVRSKDTGVQAFTACCLSDVLRLYAPDAPYNEDELAEIFGLFIGQFRLLADPENGYYVQQTYLVTRLLEFRSIVLITDLSGSAKLIEEMFEVFYDKERNTFEPKLTKIIGSLLGETISECDTVSMSVLRKIFNKFLTHDFGPLRSLQASARDPAFDFSLTICQSYSNRLGRQFTKFYSEILYGITNPGSAGSGETAGLQSTLDSEFKTLLKLHKLTANIWEHVPELLGSVVGFVHQELCSDNVPLRIGATRLVGDLLAAPSAANFVTMHTDTYNAWMSKIADIDATVRREWVKAIPKILDNRSDLATDICKGLNKTLMDTDDVVRLCSLEALKELTVPTIWENLRDPTLYTELLQLTREKNKDIRETCINVVTNLYSESLQTIPRTQVNTEVWEVVDKVPCVLFNLYYINDTNINFQVDNVIFERLFPLQPDDSVRVQRLLHLLKSFDQKAFSSFYAFNKRQLQMSTVLTKFIEFCDIINSGEAENEIRLKLNKTIEWLVFSLPTQIDCKAILEKFTELNDRRIQHLIKVSIARDVKYSTMKNSITELFSRLKDEELFRKKGVKIGSSFTRDAFQAVIKVLIYRSAPLIYNTSTIPLLLGTAGDSKELEIKKQLVEHISIVNPSVFKDQMESLKEIVKRLDDPSSSPEEAMTTYEALKTMYKISKSLPDSFDASDEFFLTRLKDFAVDGSATEAKYAVKLIALTPGKTEILKSIKTQILPLDISRSKNFESHVCVLAQIFKIEPRILEDDSTEIVGYLIRNVLLANQRVGDLKKDNTIWVSDMQLEHEEYLPLAAKLYSLKLFTNKLRSIADDVNHDEIAQALTEKTMKLFFYLLASGGELVSEDNEENYPTPNAYQTKLRCSAGLQVLKTARIPNFNRFILPPDVMKLVNLVEDECLEVRKTFLDRLRTYIGNEHISIKFLPLVFFMAYEPDSELKQSIKTWINFTFNKPAFQKGTFFERALPRLVHCIAHHPDVTDGLNDKDETYLNSVATAIDYLIFYFDAVATQQNICLLYYLAGRIKQYKDNIEDESAAESPHGRNNASHIYVIAELAQLIMSELKNQRGWNLPVYPGKLNLPSDLYQPFPNMEEAQRNAFMSYISDQHVETLTVNIRAKVSRLSNRANSHRQGQRKRIQEAQRPSSASSKTKKKRKVVDEGSEDEDTPSSAGDYRPKSRSLNAGPVRKSSRQRKNINYHEENDDESENEG
- the RCO1 gene encoding Rco1p (Syntenic homolog of Saccharomyces cerevisiae YMR075W (RCO1)); this encodes MLRSRPKRTGSNNVDYNLRKSRIIKEEDGGRSAKRPRAAAEEERRERTAEACAGPVIQEVGGATTFYEPGTADPVNGVTGLRLSELPGERVKREALGNGRQVRDIPREAEERYQRALVRDADGSDSFMRSALSPQDVHAAERARTAAARRPGLQPRRSSCPTVSGNGVPKQKRIKAIKDPESKLFGQNSTANHVHIPELRSAGANIENDDFCSSCMQTGIFLCCDTCPKSFHFACLNPPLDPDRLPEGDWSCHECRFKQMYPTKAAAGKAEKRFLAEHQDTPGISLFGKLLFQLQSMNSKQFGLAPQIKDTFANVHTGPHGEYQDDTMKEPLSDKQLFNVPYGQSVTKFDSYNPDTHFENPDESELLICYKCNTTRMGTWDHPETERLIMKCDYCNTPWHLDCLPVPRASRKNLGSKWKCPLHAIPPYQKRRLAKGQEYVLQPLGAYNDGDVEIELDTTPIEAEIGKDMQCAWENGRRFNNISLLQEQNVKLEFLDKVYRAKQAQRTHELREETILIEKMHAPPDDNKTKSWLYFSLPEKMRKLWDFQELCVVADKELKNTYISPDEIKQLQLLKRLLESKPRKDVFSFLGLDN
- the SDD2 gene encoding Sdd2p (Syntenic homolog of Saccharomyces cerevisiae YMR074C), yielding MDPELQALREARLAELKNKQGGEARAGEGVQQYMAPEALERLARVALVRPERARAAEAYVQQLAARGVLRARISEQQIVEILDGMARDEQRRTETKIIFDRRGEPDRTAGTSADSDDDFFD
- a CDS encoding AGL073Wp (NOHBY707; No homolog in Saccharomyces cerevisiae; Syntenic homolog of Kluyveromyces lactis KLLA0E18436g) — encoded protein: MPHIFDSVSDDEIRTTARVVKALHGDAKIQFSQIDRLDPPKQLALEYLAAERQGSALPEVPRRTYCYYYRNQTVPLRTAVVDVAVGAVLSDEAAPKGVVGPMCPEGMQAAESAVLAHPVVQQEIALLGLDKLHYDHPRLGRLRYKVTCDTWMYGRDTPGAGPPLVQAYMYVQLDHPDANHYSMPLRFSPVFEYLTHKFVRIDYLPTGADAATLQKTLPFKQVKSLEYHPNLLDDATPRAGLKPLQISQPSGVSFAVEGSRVTWQGWDFRVATNVREGFALYDVHFKGRSLFYRISLNEMTVPYGDGRPPFHRKQAFDLGDCGFGATAGSLGLGCHCVGVVKYLDTRRTDLDGNPVLVPSSVCMHEQDYGILHLHRNFRNNSEVVTRRREFVVQCVATVANYEYILNYVFDQAGAITVQVRATGILSTVPVDDDVNTDFSTIVGPGVTAPFHQHLLSFRFDTRLDGDENTVVYDDYVADAPGGDMNRYNVAFRQKRTVLDRSGYIEQSPFTNRAFKVINEKSINPVTRRPVAYKFDMPARQMLIALPDSFNARRAKYSTQQFWVCRHADDRRYAAGEFTNQSERDSGLSVWADGSESVRNTDIVVWPTLALTHAPVTEQFPVMASDFMQFLVTPASFFTENPALDIPMANNAFHGSAYYEDNHAAAGQDAAACCKGNL